A genome region from Candidatus Gracilibacteria bacterium includes the following:
- a CDS encoding radical SAM protein → MQYKVFGCKVNKYYTDKWLNSEYLSDKSGTFVASCVVTDSAKRKWVRFVKKEVEILDSEQKVYISGCGAFKDGKAQDDFFDLYPSLAGFQEKIEVLDEAPQENSAEVSLRAEEIKRDESSKSTTKIDLSKLKKLQNSSIYTRKYLLIQGGCDSYCTFCLTVQKRGRHYYRSSEDIIDEILEYEQEGGKEVVLTGVNLSAWGLQNTHETKNFSQSLEKNGQKGQGSQFAKLLEAILENTSIPRIRISSLGPEFVDDAVLKILGNTRIYPHFHFSIQSGSTDVLRSMARHYDGAYMRDLLQKTQDIKRDDGVSISIGADLIVGFPGETEEDFTDTYKLVKDFNITKVHAFPFSAHTMGESVPAGKFKNQVSDEIKKQRMQELMTLADTVRSDFLASEKGKRFQVLVEKVRGDTFSGWTENYIEANETNFRLESGTLQRNNIIQGILI, encoded by the coding sequence ATGCAATACAAAGTTTTTGGCTGCAAGGTCAACAAATACTATACTGATAAGTGGCTGAATTCAGAGTATCTCAGTGATAAATCTGGAACTTTTGTAGCAAGTTGTGTCGTAACAGATAGTGCAAAGAGAAAGTGGGTACGATTTGTAAAAAAAGAAGTAGAAATCCTTGATTCAGAGCAAAAAGTCTATATCTCATGATGTGGAGCTTTTAAAGATTGAAAGGCTCAAGATGATTTTTTTGATTTGTATCCAAGTTTAGCAGGATTTCAAGAAAAAATAGAAGTTCTCGATGAAGCTCCGCAGGAAAACTCTGCTGAAGTGTCACTGCGAGCTGAGGAAATTAAAAGAGACGAATCATCAAAATCTACAACAAAAATTGATCTCTCTAAACTCAAGAAATTACAAAACTCAAGCATCTATACTCGGAAATATCTTCTGATTCAATGAGGATGTGACAGTTATTGTACCTTTTGTCTTACGGTCCAAAAAAGAGGTCGACATTACTATAGGTCAAGTGAGGATATAATAGATGAAATACTTGAATATGAACAAGAGTGAGGAAAAGAAGTCGTCCTCACGTGAGTGAATCTCTCAGCCTGGGGATTACAAAATACCCATGAAACAAAAAATTTCTCTCAAAGTTTAGAAAAAAACGGTCAAAAATGACAAGGATCACAGTTTGCAAAACTACTTGAAGCCATATTAGAAAATACAAGTATTCCGAGAATACGAATATCCTCTCTTGGTCCTGAGTTTGTAGATGATGCAGTGTTAAAAATACTGGGGAATACTCGAATCTATCCTCATTTTCATTTTTCTATTCAAAGTGGATCAACAGATGTGTTACGGTCTATGGCTCGACACTATGACTGAGCTTATATGCGAGATTTATTACAAAAAACTCAGGATATTAAAAGGGACGATGGAGTAAGTATCAGTATTTGAGCTGATCTCATAGTATGATTCCCATGAGAAACAGAAGAGGATTTTACAGATACCTATAAGTTAGTGAAGGATTTCAATATTACAAAAGTCCACGCTTTTCCATTTTCAGCTCATACTATGTGAGAATCTGTACCAGCTGGGAAGTTCAAAAATCAGGTTTCAGATGAAATAAAAAAACAACGAATGCAGGAACTTATGACTCTTGCTGACACGGTAAGAAGTGACTTCCTAGCCTCTGAGAAGTGAAAACGATTTCAAGTACTCGTTGAAAAAGTGAGAGGCGATACATTCTCAGGTTGGACTGAGAATTATATCGAAGCAAATGAAACGAATTTTAGACTGGAATCAGGGACTTTACAAAGAAATAATATCATACAATGAATTCTCATATAA
- a CDS encoding NOL1/NOP2/sun family putative RNA methylase codes for MKQDFLDYIQETFQFSPSEMTEFSCALTQPLKKTLRVNINKISVSDFKLLALKNNWQLSETPLGNNTFYIDREDTSLALGNTLEHITGYFYIQELAASSSPYYLSDDIVDETEYTILDMSASPGGKTTQLAEYYPNSVIIANEIDKSRMRQLHENTDRLGTKNVFVTNYDGRFFANYEELFDKILLDAPCSGEGTAYKSDDALKYWNIKNIKKIAKLQFQLLESAMISLKVGGELVYSTCTLNRLENEEIINKLTGKYGEHFNVVSLSDDLTKPLIRAWPHKEKTGGFFVVKLRKKTPFPDTTKKRKLQKNIQGFERVSNTDSKIIETFLLHTFGLLLTGKFYTYRNEIYYTEKNIDFFWENFFLFKVGVKIGKLDNGVFEPNFFLGTHFGIFSKNSIKVSDSEIDSLFKGQETEGIIDSISKNISDNNNYYQVYIGDIPAGVIKMKGTVAKSLLESRFMRK; via the coding sequence ATGAAACAAGACTTTCTCGATTACATACAAGAAACATTCCAGTTTTCTCCGTCCGAAATGACGGAGTTTTCGTGTGCCTTAACTCAGCCTCTTAAAAAAACTCTCCGAGTAAATATAAATAAAATATCTGTTTCAGATTTCAAACTTCTGGCTCTAAAAAATAATTGGCAACTTTCAGAAACTCCTCTTTGAAATAATACATTTTATATAGATAGAGAGGATACTTCACTGGCTCTTTGAAATACCCTCGAACATATAACAGGATACTTCTATATCCAAGAACTCGCAGCTTCAAGCTCACCCTATTATCTGAGTGATGATATAGTAGATGAGACTGAGTATACTATTCTGGATATGTCAGCGAGCCCTGGAGGAAAGACAACTCAACTCGCTGAGTATTATCCTAACTCAGTTATAATCGCAAATGAGATAGATAAATCTCGAATGCGACAACTCCATGAAAATACAGACAGACTTGGTACTAAAAATGTCTTTGTAACAAACTATGACGGGAGATTCTTTGCAAATTACGAAGAATTATTTGATAAAATATTACTGGATGCTCCCTGCAGTGGAGAAGGAACAGCTTATAAATCTGATGATGCTCTCAAATACTGGAATATTAAAAATATTAAAAAAATAGCAAAGCTCCAATTTCAACTACTTGAGTCTGCAATGATTTCACTTAAGGTGTGAGGAGAACTCGTCTATTCAACCTGTACGCTTAATAGACTTGAAAATGAAGAAATCATTAATAAGCTTACTGGCAAATATGGTGAACATTTTAACGTTGTCTCTCTCTCAGATGATTTGACGAAACCTCTCATCCGAGCGTGGCCACATAAGGAAAAAACTTGATGATTTTTTGTCGTAAAATTGAGGAAAAAGACTCCCTTTCCAGATACAACAAAAAAAAGAAAGCTTCAAAAAAATATCCAGTGATTTGAAAGAGTCTCAAATACTGATTCTAAGATTATTGAGACCTTCCTGTTACATACTTTTGGATTACTCCTTACGGGTAAGTTTTATACCTATAGAAATGAGATATATTATACTGAAAAAAATATAGACTTTTTCTGGGAAAACTTCTTTTTATTCAAAGTAGGAGTAAAAATTGGGAAACTAGATAACGGAGTCTTTGAACCTAACTTTTTCTTGTGAACCCATTTTTGAATATTTTCAAAAAATTCGATTAAAGTGAGTGACTCAGAAATAGATAGCCTCTTCAAATGACAAGAAACTGAGTGAATTATAGATTCTATAAGTAAAAATATTTCAGATAATAACAACTATTACCAAGTATATATCTGAGATATTCCAGCTGGAGTTATAAAAATGAAATGAACAGTAGCAAAAAGTTTACTCGAAAGTAGATTTATGAGAAAATAG